Within Bacteroidota bacterium, the genomic segment TACAACTAGTGATTGGTTTGAAATTACAAACAAAAAAAGCCAAAACCAACGAAAATAAGTTTTGGCTTTTTAATATTTTTAAAAATATTATTATTCGCTTTTGAATTTTTTTACTGCATTTACAAGGTCGGGTAATACTTTGTGAACGTCTCCGATAATTCCGTAATCGGCAACTTCAAATACTGGAGCTTCTTCGTCTTTGTTTACAGCAACAATAAAT encodes:
- a CDS encoding electron transfer flavoprotein subunit alpha/FixB family protein; translated protein: FIVAVNKDEEAPVFEVADYGIIGDVHKVLPDLVNAVKKFKSE